The genomic DNA GTTtgaatcattattattaagaacATCAGAAGGGTTGTGGTTATGAGTATTGTCtgtattgttattatatttataactaCTGCTGGTGTTACTATGTCTTCTAtcttcattaatattattattattattattattattgatgatgttgtttttattattattattaccattaATGCTTTTTCTGTATTcctcttcatttttataatttcttgaTTTTTTTCGAGTTCCctctttttcattatcacTGTCTCGACTTCTCCTTGTGCTATTGTTACTATTACTCGCATTACtataagtattattattaacccTTTCATATAAtctcttttcattttttttagttGTACTTGATTTACCTGTATTTATATCAAACGATGCTCTTTTATCCtttacattattttcattcttatcatttaatttgttttcttttgAGACACCTATAGATACTCCTGTATCATTTGTATTAGATTCAACGTGTTCagaatttacatttttttctccTTCGTCTTTTCCACCATCTCTTTCATTACCTCTTTCATCACCTCTTTCATCACCTCTTACATCATCTCTTCCATCACCTCTTCCATCATCTCTTCCATCACCTCTTCCATCATCTCTTCCATCACCTCTTCCATCATCTCTTCCACCAGCATCATTATTTACAATATAATgatcattattaaaattacaactataatttatattagcAAAAACATCACTTAAATCTGTTAAATATAACTGCGATATAGTTCTCGTATTATTATCGTTGCTTCTATCATTCGAATTTGTTCTTTCACTTATTACATATACATTCGATGTATCAAAAACATTTTCATGTAAATAAGATGggttatatgtattattatcataataattattcctACGTCttgtgttattattattatcatcattattattgttgttattattattatcattattatttcttacaTTTTCTGAATCATTATTTCTTTGACCtctgttattatttttattagttTCATTTTTAGGTGTACAGTAGTAATAATTTTCTTCCTCTACTTCATCATCttgtatattaaaataatcttGATTCATATTACGTCTATTACTACGTCTATAATTACTATAACGATATCtactattataattattctgTCTTGATGATGAacttctattattattaccactTGACACATTAGACATATCTTCATTaccttcatttttttcattccccttattattattactactactactaccacttgaactattatatatatccttattatcatcatgatcatttgtttttttcctCTTATTTCTTTTCTCTTCTTCATTTCCTTCCTCCCTATTTATTTCTTCCtttctattattttcattcctTTCTTCATATGACTCATTACATTCAGAGCGTGTTTCTTCAACTTGAATAACATCTGgattttcttcattaataTTTACACTGCTTCTATTTCTATTACTGCTGTgagtaaaaaaattatcaggTGATAAATAAATTCTGTCTATTCTATAAGAATCATTATTTCCTGATAAAAAACTGTTAAAAACTTGTTGTAGTATTGAAGTAGTTTGCTCATTTGTAAAAGaatctaatatattaatatcgtAGTCATCTCCTAAAGCACTATAATTTGTTTCACTTACATTATGTCTAcgactattattattattgttactattattgttattattactaccatcattattattattattattattattattattactgccatcattattattagtattatcattattagtattatcattattattattattattatcattattgtaAGTATTATTTCTAGACATTTCAGAATTCAATCTTTCCCTCAATTCTTCCCTCTTACAATTATATTCCTGATCATCAGTAGGTAATTCAAATCTGCATGTAGGACATGAATTTCTTTCTTTCAACCATGGAATAATACAAGAACAATGAAATACATGTCTACATCTCTCATTGTCTGTAATTCTATGAACctcatcattttctttatattcttcTCTACATATTGCACATGATTCTAATTCTTTTGCTCTCTCTTCTGTTAGTTTTTCTACTTTCAAATTCTTAATAACTTCTTCTGAAGCTGGTGGAGGACCATTTCGAGATGGATCGCTTtccattattattgttaataCTTGATCTAGAGATATGTTGTCAAATGTATTTGCAAACATGTTATCTATTAAATCATGAAAATTAAAACGTCCTGGAGTATTAAAAggtatatttgttatatcaaTAGCTCTTGTTATTATTCTTGGATTTCTTGTATTCCTATTATAACTATAGGTTCTTccaaatatatttctattccTATTTTCATTTTGGCTAGTCTCATTTGTGTTACTATCGTTTCTATTTTCATTAATACGACTAGAACTTCTACTACCTACATTGctattattatgttcattattattttcattattatggtcattattgttgttattattgttattattattattgttgttattattattattgttgttgttattattatttctattattattatttctattaatatcattagaATTGTTTGACGAACCTACAGCAGCTGTGAAATGCACTTCTGCATCTGCAGATCGAAAAGTAGGATTAAATATTTGCTGATACATATTTctaaataacataaaatcattaaaaaaattatcatgtTCTCCTCTCACATGACTACttctactattattattattattattactactactatggttgtgattattattaccactattattattattgttatcatAATTTCTTCGGCTTCTTGTTGGAATATTAGTACGATAACCaaaattgttcatatttcTATAACTATAATgtctattatttatattattattactatcactattattattattatttctgtTATTATGTCCACTTCTACTTTCTCCTGTATCTCTACTCACATGTAATGAATGGAAACTCAAAGGGTCATCTTCATCGATTTTCTCAACAAATCCTACGTTGTTACAACCCTTACATTTTATTTCAccattataaataatttcaaCATCACTAGTTCTTTTTACATCTTCACAACTATGACAGAAATAATCATAATCATCAACTTGATTCAtgctattttatttattattttttaaaactataaatatatttcaaggGGGTGGGAAtttgcaaaaaaaaatatatatatatgacaaatatataaataaatatatatatatatatatataaatatatattataacaaatgttgacaaaaaaaaaaaaaaaaaaataaaaataaaatatttaaatttaatgtctcataaatatatgtatatatatatatatttttttttttatatttttcaaatttaatcggttaaacaaaattattatatatatatatatgtttatctatttatatatactttttgaTTAGAGCCTGATATTATAtcctttctttttatatttatatttacttatataatatatatattatatatttttaatataattatcttcgtactttattattatttttttttttttttttctaatttaataaataaataaatatacatatatatatatataaacgctttattcatatacatatatatttaaatcgtaatatatattgaatgaGTATCATAAACttcttattctttttttttttcttctttttcttcaatatatatcatatgcaTCACttcttatataataatattattatatatatctcaaTATTACGTATGCAATTAAaagtttataatataaaaatataaatttatattatataataaataaatatatatataatatatatatatatgtataatactgctttatatattaatatttattcctcctttttttttcatttaacttaattttttatttcttatccatcaaatatatatataatatataaaaatatatatatatatttatatatattgaacgcataatatatgtacatatataataatataaagtatttttccttctttcaatcttaaaataaaatatatattataatatatatatattatatatataattatttgctGGGatgtatatctatatatttttgttataaaaaaatatatatcaataatattattttattttatattatatataaaaaagtacttatttttatttacatttaatatattatatatatatatatatatatatatatatatatattttatataaatcttattttttatttttcttttttttatttttttttttcttatttattaattaatcaTTTTGTGCTTGTATtccttaaaaaaatatttatatatataagtagaatcttttattataatcaaaatatatatcttttgatattttttaatacttttattttgtaaaatattattttaaaatatgtataaaatacaattataattttatattaaaaaattatatatataatataaatatatttaattatatatatatatatattatttttttttttttttttttttttttttattacaattaCACCACTacgacatatatataaatttataaaaaaaaaaaaatatatataatataaataataatattatatatattatattatatattaatattatatttattattataatataataatatatgtatataaaaaaaaaaaaaaaaaaatacatgtatatatataaataataatattatatgtatgtatatatatatatatatatatatatatcttaataatatatattatatatatatatgcaataaatgtattatttatattatatttatattgtgataaaataaataatacgtaaagtacattatttatataaatattaattttatattatatttttattattttttataatttttttttccttttttttttttttttgttatctttgtatatgatatattataactatataaatattttctcatttaagtgtaaaaataaagaaagaagaaagaaaaaaaaatttttaaatataaatatatttaatcttgtatataaatatatatataatatattttttattaacatattaattttgaagaatattttacgcataaaataattaaatataaaatattatgtaaaattaaaacattacctcaataaataaaagtttATCTTTTcaaatctatatatatatatatatatatatatatatatatattattatatatatgtatatatgttaatattcttataaataaatatattataatatattatatattttattttgttcgtaaaaaaaaatacacttatattcttataaactgaaaatttatatatattatatatgtatgaggaaaaagaaaaaactttaattcatcatataaaaaaaaaaaaaaaattttaccttttatataatttttaataatattatatatatatatatatatatatatatatatattatattatacccatttaatattattaaaatatatttacgtgtcctttttttttttttttttatatatatatatatatatatgtacagttgaattataataaaatatctaataaatatctttttaaatataaaatacccatgttaaaaatataactatgtaaaatataataatattatgatcatcaatatatattatatatatatgtattattcttatataaaacatgtttttgtttttataacaaataaatgaacaTTCCTTGtgttttacttttttttcattcttttattttaattttctcaagaacaaaaaaaagatgatatgttatttttttattgtacttttttctttcttaaatggtttataaataatatatataaatatataaatatatatatatatatatatatatctaaattttttttttttggtgatACAATTTGAATATGTTATAAATGTGATTcttattatgtaatataataatgatcatgttttattttatagaaacaaataaaattataattttataaaaaagaaaataaataaattacctttctatttcttaaaaaataaaatcaacaCACACATTAAAATTTAGTTATTCACATATAGACtagtaacaataatatatatatatatatatatatatatatatatttatatatttatttatttatatttttaatttattatgttatatgaAGCCaagtttaaataattaacTATTTCTTAATTggacataaatatattataattatattatatatatatatatatatatattacataacgaccttatttttttttggatcccttaaaaaaaaaaaaaaaaaaaaaaaaaaaaaaaaaaaccattatatgatatattatacataccTTTATTCTTTAATGTATTTAGAAGTAtgtacaataaaaaaaaaaaaaaaaaattggaaaAACTTCAAATTCgcaagtatatataataagaaacaATCCGACATTTCTaagacaaatatatttttatttttttttttgagttGTTTATCCtatgtatattaaaaataacaaaaaatattatattatataaatttccatccatatatatatatatatatatatatatatatatatatatattaaaaaacttatttttatttttatatattataaatatattttttatatgattaagtttaaattcaaaattaggtatttaaaaaataaataaataaaaagataaaactATAAATGTGTACAATTTCTACAGAATCATAAcaattatatagaaaaaataaaaatggcatattcataatatatatatatatatatacatatatatataatatgcttacttttttttttttttttttttttttgtaatatacaaataaattgtATTTTCCCccataaacataaataatatatatatgtatatatttatgtgtatgtatttatgtatgtattttttaaatatttatatatttattcaaattTTTAATCATTATGTGgggaattatttttaattacacatattttttttgattctgaccattcttcattttctataAGATCATCTTCACCACTTTCTCTTGTATCTACCTTTGTAGTTGATTCCTCTGAAACTCttgtaattcttttttttgtagtagttttttttataactcttgtttttttatttgacatatttatattatcatttttttctaatatatcatctttatttatatattcttctttcataattttttcattcacACTCTTATCTCTTTCACTTGTATAtgtatcatcatcatatccttcttcttcatttttttgatCAACCAAAAATTCatcctttatattttttgtttcttcattattataattttcttcatctATATCTTTAGTACTCCTACATACACTTCCATCACCTAATTTTATTTCAgatatatcatcatataattcattttttgtttttgcatttttttcattttcatatttgtttttactttttatatttcttcctTTCCCCCTATCACTTTCTACATCATTCTCATAATCATGATCCAAATTTTCATTCCTATTTTGACTATCttttaaagaagaaatattcTGATCTCCCTCCtcttccttttctttttcatttttaatattcttttgatcattatctatatcatcatttgtattattaccATTTGCATGTTCACAACCCTCTTCACTTGAatttaatattcttttattcttACCATTGATCAtcttttcttcatcatctcTTTCATAATATATGTCCTCATCTCTATCATCTTTCATATTTCCATTTCGATGACTAACATTTCTATCATAGGTATTATCCCTATTAATTATACTCATACTTCTTGAACTTttcctatatttttttctttcatcaATCTCACTTTTATTATCCTCATTATCATCTCttctaaaatatttatttcttcgaATATTCCTTCCCCTGTTATAAAAGTTATGCCTACTACTATGATTCATTCGATCAAAAGTAAATTTATCTCTATTATAGGGTCTTTCTTCACGAATATATCTTTCACTTTCTCTATATTGATCATTATCTGCTCTCACATAATTTTGACCTCTCTCTTTATTCTTATATCGTGTACTTAAATCTGAGTCGTTATATCTTATAACATCTACAGATTTtccataaaatttttttccattcaatatattaatagCATCCTTTGCATTCTCATGATTATAAAATTCAATAATTCCATATTTTTCCTTACTATGATAATCTTCTACTATATTTGCATAGCTCACTGAACCTACTTCTCTACCAAAATCTTTAAGATCTTGCCAGCTAGCTTTttcatcaatattttttacaacaATTCTTAATGAGTTCCTTCTTTCAATAGATTCATTACCAAAATTTGTTGGTGAATAATTTCTAGACATTTTAAAATTGAAATGTGTTCTATTATCATTCTTATGTCCATAtgaattcatattatattgatGCTCTTGAACACTTAATTCTTCACCAAAAAACATTTTcccattttctttttctaatgCATTTAATGCATGTGAAgctttataatattcaataAATGCAAATCTTCTTTTCCATTGCATATGCATAATATCACCATATTGCTCAAATCTTCTTCTAACATCTTCTTCTCTTGCATTACTTGAAATATTTCCtacaaatattttacatgcacctatttttttataggcATGGCTTCGAAAGTCTCTTCCTCTTTCTCTTCTTATTGCACCAGTAGGGGGTATCCTGTGAGAaaaatcttttttataatatgggTTTTCATTATGATGAAATTCTTTATGGGGATGATATCCTTCACGTTGATACTTTTCATGTCGATACTTATCATGTCGGTGTTCTTCATTATGATATCCTTCATTATGATATCCTTCCTTACGATTTCCTTCATGTCGATATCCTTCATTATGATATCCTTCCTTACGATTTCCTTCATGTCGATACccttcataattattttctctatgtttattttcttcataatgTTCTTGATATGATCTTCTGCCTTCTTTTTCATCTCTCGAATGTCTTCTCATATGCATTCTATCATTCCTTCCTCTATTTTCATAATCAGCagaaaatttattttcattataattatttttattattataactattattattgttgttgtggTTATCCCTTTCATATCTggcttttttttcataaacattatcatcattattccTATCATACATACTTCCTCTTTTTCTATCTACAGACACATTTCTTCTTTGTGATCTATTACTATAACATCTTTCTCTTGATGGAGCATCTCGATGATAGTCTCTTCTACTTTTTGAAATATTTCTATTCCTATCACCAGGataattttcttcatttctCCTTCTCTCATAATTTTCAATAGATCCTCTTCTTctgtcattattattatacatattgtcATTTTTATGACCTTCTCTTCCTATACCTCCTGTCATTTCTTCTCTACTTCTTGATAAGTCATGTCTACGACCttcattcatataataactACTTTTCTCTTTCATATGGCTATCTAATTTGGTTCCATAACTAGTGTTATCagatttttcatatttttcatatttttcatctcTATATTGATATCTCCTTTCAGCGCTATATTCTCCTTTTCTGCTCATACTATACTTTCCcatgtttcttttttaaaaaattggggtaaaacaaataaatattaaatatatattatatgttatattat from Plasmodium sp. gorilla clade G2 genome assembly, chromosome: 10 includes the following:
- a CDS encoding E3 ubiquitin-protein ligase, putative, with the protein product MNQVDDYDYFCHSCEDVKRTSDVEIIYNGEIKCKGCNNVGFVEKIDEDDPLSFHSLHVSRDTGESRSGHNNRNNNNNSDSNNNINNRHYSYRNMNNFGYRTNIPTRSRRNYDNNNNNSGNNNHNHSSSNNNNNNSRSSHVRGEHDNFFNDFMLFRNMYQQIFNPTFRSADAEVHFTAAVGSSNNSNDINRNNNNRNNNNNNNNNNNNNNNNNNNNNNNDHNNENNNEHNNSNVGSRSSSRINENRNDSNTNETSQNENRNRNIFGRTYSYNRNTRNPRIITRAIDITNIPFNTPGRFNFHDLIDNMFANTFDNISLDQVLTIIMESDPSRNGPPPASEEVIKNLKVEKLTEERAKELESCAICREEYKENDEVHRITDNERCRHVFHCSCIIPWLKERNSCPTCRFELPTDDQEYNCKREELRERLNSEMSRNNTYNNDNNNNNNDNTNNDNTNNNDGSNNNNNNNNNNDGSNNNNNSNNNNNSRRHNVSETNYSALGDDYDINILDSFTNEQTTSILQQVFNSFLSGNNDSYRIDRIYLSPDNFFTHSSNRNRSSVNINEENPDVIQVEETRSECNESYEERNENNRKEEINREEGNEEEKRNKRKKTNDHDDNKDIYNSSSGSSSSNNNKGNEKNEGNEDMSNVSSGNNNRSSSSRQNNYNSRYRYSNYRRSNRRNMNQDYFNIQDDEVEEENYYYCTPKNETNKNNNRGQRNNDSENVRNNNDNNNNNNNNDDNNNNTRRRNNYYDNNTYNPSYLHENVFDTSNVYVISERTNSNDRSNDNNTRTISQLYLTDLSDVFANINYSCNFNNDHYIVNNDAGGRDDGRGDGRDDGRGDGRDDGRGDGRDDVRGDERGDERGNERDGGKDEGEKNVNSEHVESNTNDTGVSIGVSKENKLNDKNENNVKDKRASFDINTGKSSTTKKNEKRLYERVNNNTYSNASNSNNSTRRSRDSDNEKEGTRKKSRNYKNEEEYRKSINGNNNNKNNIINNNNNNNNINEDRRHSNTSSSYKYNNNTDNTHNHNPSDVLNNNDSNEEQRNTTRRQSTVKKYLFDKLNWLKSYDNKDKKKNEKNKDGSNKTDENDTEHNQNDDNATGMSNENNDDHI
- a CDS encoding RNA-binding protein, putative, whose translation is MGKYSMSRKGEYSAERRYQYRDEKYEKYEKSDNTSYGTKLDSHMKEKSSYYMNEGRRHDLSRSREEMTGGIGREGHKNDNMYNNNDRRRGSIENYERRRNEENYPGDRNRNISKSRRDYHRDAPSRERCYSNRSQRRNVSVDRKRGSMYDRNNDDNVYEKKARYERDNHNNNNNSYNNKNNYNENKFSADYENRGRNDRMHMRRHSRDEKEGRRSYQEHYEENKHRENNYEGYRHEGNRKEGYHNEGYRHEGNRKEGYHNEGYHNEEHRHDKYRHEKYQREGYHPHKEFHHNENPYYKKDFSHRIPPTGAIRRERGRDFRSHAYKKIGACKIFVGNISSNAREEDVRRRFEQYGDIMHMQWKRRFAFIEYYKASHALNALEKENGKMFFGEELSVQEHQYNMNSYGHKNDNRTHFNFKMSRNYSPTNFGNESIERRNSLRIVVKNIDEKASWQDLKDFGREVGSVSYANIVEDYHSKEKYGIIEFYNHENAKDAINILNGKKFYGKSVDVIRYNDSDLSTRYKNKERGQNYVRADNDQYRESERYIREERPYNRDKFTFDRMNHSSRHNFYNRGRNIRRNKYFRRDDNEDNKSEIDERKKYRKSSRSMSIINRDNTYDRNVSHRNGNMKDDRDEDIYYERDDEEKMINGKNKRILNSSEEGCEHANGNNTNDDIDNDQKNIKNEKEKEEEGDQNISSLKDSQNRNENLDHDYENDVESDRGKGRNIKSKNKYENEKNAKTKNELYDDISEIKLGDGSVCRSTKDIDEENYNNEETKNIKDEFLVDQKNEEEGYDDDTYTSERDKSVNEKIMKEEYINKDDILEKNDNINMSNKKTRVIKKTTTKKRITRVSEESTTKVDTRESGEDDLIENEEWSESKKICVIKNNSPHND